The segment GAACATCATAATGCTTCTCCAATTGCTTTGTTTTCCATCTTGCCCTCCTATTTTGGAACCAAATGGCAACTTGCCTTGGTTGTAGGCCTAGAGCTCTTGCTAGTTGTATTTTCCTCTCAGACTCAAGTTTGTTCCCTAACTCAAAGTTCATCTCAAGTGTCTTCACTTGTTCCATGTTAAGCCTTCTAATCTTCTTTTCCCTTAATATAGCCTCATGATGTGTCCCATCATCAGACAAAACATCTTCTTGATCTCCATGATTTTGATCATCACATTTACTGGAAAATGACATGGATCTTTTTCCTAGAAATGAAGTAACACCTGTATCGAAATATACTATTAGATTACTCAAaagatatttattaataaattttatttaaaatatgattttttttatatatcatgaaaaaatttaagttatttacACTGACGACAATGACAAAGTTTTTTACATCATAACGTCAATTTATACGATCATAACAAGTTATTCTTCTATTTTCATGATTATGATATCAGACTTGCTCTGAAGCTCCTATTCTTCCAAGTCAACTTAATctgatgatataatttttttattttacatcaTATAATGACAGTATGCAAAATTTAAACTCATCATGAAAATAAGACGAATTTACATACTACAACAAGTAAAATTAATGTTAATACATACTACAACAAGTAAAAgtaatgttaatatatatagatgcTTCACTCTTTtaagaagttaaaaaaattgaaaatctagataaagaagttaaagatacaaataaaaaagatgatGATGAAACCATGGAAGTGATCTTGATGGTTATCTTCATGAGGAGTATGTTGCATTAAATTGGTAGGGAAAAAATCCATTTCATTATTGCAAGAAGTCATAGGCTTAGTGAACTTTTTCTACAActccaattttttatttttttttgatgattttgaataatgCTTGAGAggatcaagaaaatataaattaattaaaagagatAAGAGGGTTCTATCAACAattttattcaagaaaataaagagaatatgaAGTAAAAGAAAGGATAGTGATGTAGTACTTTCTTTTGTAATTATCAGACAGAAATATATATATGGGAGAAAGATGCAGCCTATCATAGATACCTTATCAACTTCACGAGGGAGACAGGTTTCATCTGACAACATTTTCTCACAAAAGtttatcaaatttttatgtaaatattttcttacaaaaacttatgtttatatttattgtaattaattaccattaaaaataagagaaaattgcACGATTAAGTAagtttatactatttaattactcatcatagttagagtttactataattatcactcacgactaacattatacattaattatgtggattgattttgagtttgtataattaactatacttgtatatgtataattcgtcaaaatatacaaatacatatatataatatagaattatttaatcaatacatatacaattcgcCTCTCTCCCAGTCTTGCTTGCtttttatacaaatgcatatgtatactATAAATTATCCAACCAATACACATAttcaattcacctctctcccactctctgccctctctcgcttgcctctctcctccctctccccatctctctcacctctctcctctttCTCCTACTCTCTTGtcgtatatacaaatacatatgtataatatacaattatctgaccaatatacatatacaattcacaaCTCTCCCGCTTTTTGCCCTCTCTCAcatctctcctctctctcctagTCTCGCTTTCCTCGCTATAATatgtagctacaaattataattgtcaaactatagctatgaagaataataagaatattttttaatgactATACGTGAAAGTTCCCTAAATAATGCGAAATAAACAATGATTTGAAATATGTCAAACACATATCAcacatatatatcataattttgaaagtatactgaaataatttaatttttaattttgccATTGCCTTCACAGTCCTAGACGTAGTTCCATGTGGCGTATTAATACTCACTCTCTTgtaaattaattatcatattttacttttctagaGTTAGTTGACTAGTTTTACCTGAATGGAATAAATCAGCTAAATATTTtgcaatttaaatttaaatgtctaaaatattatatagaaGTACTACATGttggaaatttttgaatttatttaattttaaaaaatatttttaaaaatattaatcaaagttTAACAAATTTGACTTTTTGAAAGTTTAAGTCCGACaaatactaattaaaaaaaaaaagaaagggacGAATATGCATAGG is part of the Solanum lycopersicum chromosome 1, SLM_r2.1 genome and harbors:
- the LOC101252709 gene encoding homeobox-leucine zipper protein ATHB-13 isoform X2; this translates as MTSCNNEMDFFPTNLMQHTPHEDNHQDHFHGVTSFLGKRSMSFSSKCDDQNHGDQEDVLSDDGTHHEAILREKKIRRLNMEQVKTLEMNFELGNKLESERKIQLARALGLQPRQVAIWFQNRRARWKTKQLEKHYDVLKREFDVIKSQNEALLAHNNKLQAEIMTLKNGKGPTESINLNKETDQGSICSTRSENSTEIMKLQCNNMKLMDQTVKEETLSNIFCGIDDNSSGFWPWLDQQPHFN
- the LOC101252709 gene encoding homeobox-leucine zipper protein ATHB-13 isoform X1, producing the protein MTSCNNEMDFFPTNLMQHTPHEDNHQDHFHGFIIIFFICVTSFLGKRSMSFSSKCDDQNHGDQEDVLSDDGTHHEAILREKKIRRLNMEQVKTLEMNFELGNKLESERKIQLARALGLQPRQVAIWFQNRRARWKTKQLEKHYDVLKREFDVIKSQNEALLAHNNKLQAEIMTLKNGKGPTESINLNKETDQGSICSTRSENSTEIMKLQCNNMKLMDQTVKEETLSNIFCGIDDNSSGFWPWLDQQPHFN